In the genome of Myxococcota bacterium, one region contains:
- the tssH gene encoding type VI secretion system ATPase TssH — MVGVDLKSLLRKLDPLCTRALEGAAGIAVSRGHYEVTIDHLLLRLLEEPTSDLAHIFPHFDVEASRVKRAAEKAVEAQRTGNQSKPVFSPLLVSWFEDAILLGSVEYSLPRIRSGVLMLALASKPGRSGTEDYTDDLTNIRADELRREFLSIVAGSEEDETAPEAAEGVPASRPGAAEAAAAGEEALARFTYDVTAKARAGEIDPIVGRDHEIRQMVDVLSRRRKNNPIMVGEAGVGKTAVVEGFALRVAEGDVPASLKDVRVLNLDMGLLQAGAGVKGEFENRLKGVISEVKAATIPTILFVDETHTLIGAGGAQGTGDAANLLKPPLARGELRTIGATTYSEYKKYIEKDPALERRFQPIDVPEPSVDTAVEMLRAVKDKFEVHHGVRLLDEAVEAAASLGDRYISGRNLPDKAVDLIDTACARVSIGQSSKPGALDDLERRLYGLDTAIQALERDAEEALVDRDEELASLRSEREDTESRRADLHGRWSRELEEVEKLRALFDELGRARGGEAEPPEGEEAPPPPREIDAIREDIEKRTGELRSLQGGDPLVQVQADAETIAQVVSDWTGIPVARMGGDEVGKIMRFGDELRERVVGQDHAVEVIEKKIRAAKAGIQDPNQPIGVFLLVGTSGVGKTEASLAVADLLFGGERFMTTVNMSEFMESHSVSRLIGSPPGYVGYGEGGVLTEGVRHRPYSVVLLDEIEKADPEVMNLFYQVFDKGTLSDGEGRVVNFANTVIMMTSNLASDVLMEACQGDELPTPEELDALIRPALQKHLKPALLGRMTVVPFYPLSPDVLRMIAELKLGRVGKRLAESHGMEFEIDPAARNALADRCNDPESGARVIDHMIDQAILPRVSQRILEQMAEGDLPKKLTLGVDDAGEFAFSFSD, encoded by the coding sequence ATGGTTGGCGTCGATCTCAAGAGCCTGCTTCGCAAGCTCGACCCCCTGTGCACCCGCGCGCTGGAAGGCGCGGCGGGCATCGCTGTCTCCCGCGGTCACTACGAGGTGACGATCGATCACCTGCTGTTGCGGCTCCTCGAGGAGCCCACCTCGGATCTCGCCCACATCTTCCCGCACTTCGACGTCGAGGCCTCGCGCGTGAAGCGCGCCGCCGAGAAGGCCGTCGAGGCCCAGCGCACCGGCAACCAGAGCAAGCCCGTCTTCTCGCCGCTGCTGGTCTCCTGGTTCGAGGACGCCATCCTGCTCGGGAGCGTCGAGTACTCCCTCCCGCGGATCCGCTCCGGGGTTCTGATGCTGGCTCTCGCGTCGAAGCCCGGACGCTCCGGGACCGAGGACTACACCGACGATCTCACGAACATCCGCGCCGACGAGCTACGGCGCGAGTTCCTCTCCATCGTGGCCGGATCCGAAGAGGACGAGACTGCGCCGGAAGCCGCCGAGGGCGTCCCGGCCAGCCGCCCCGGCGCCGCCGAAGCCGCTGCGGCGGGCGAAGAGGCCCTGGCGCGCTTCACCTACGACGTCACCGCCAAGGCGCGCGCGGGAGAGATCGACCCGATCGTCGGCCGCGACCACGAGATTCGCCAGATGGTCGACGTCTTGAGCCGTCGCCGGAAGAACAACCCGATCATGGTCGGCGAGGCGGGCGTCGGAAAGACGGCGGTGGTCGAGGGCTTCGCGCTGCGCGTGGCCGAGGGCGACGTCCCGGCGTCCCTCAAGGACGTGCGGGTGCTGAACCTCGACATGGGGCTCCTGCAGGCCGGGGCCGGTGTGAAGGGCGAGTTCGAGAACCGGCTGAAGGGCGTCATCTCGGAGGTGAAGGCCGCCACGATCCCGACGATCCTCTTCGTCGACGAGACCCACACCCTGATCGGCGCCGGCGGCGCCCAGGGAACGGGCGATGCGGCGAATCTGCTCAAGCCGCCCCTGGCCCGCGGCGAGCTCCGCACGATCGGTGCGACGACCTACAGCGAGTACAAGAAGTACATCGAGAAGGACCCCGCGCTCGAGCGACGCTTCCAGCCGATCGACGTGCCGGAGCCGAGCGTCGACACCGCTGTCGAGATGTTGCGCGCGGTGAAGGACAAGTTCGAGGTCCACCACGGGGTGCGGCTCCTCGACGAAGCCGTCGAGGCGGCGGCGTCGCTCGGCGATCGCTACATCAGCGGCCGCAACCTGCCCGACAAGGCCGTGGACCTGATCGACACCGCCTGTGCGCGCGTCTCGATCGGTCAGTCGTCGAAGCCCGGCGCCCTCGACGATCTCGAGCGACGGCTCTACGGCCTCGATACCGCGATCCAGGCGCTTGAGCGCGACGCGGAAGAGGCGTTGGTGGATCGCGACGAGGAGCTCGCGAGTCTGCGCAGCGAGCGCGAGGACACCGAGAGTCGCCGCGCAGACCTGCATGGCCGCTGGTCGCGTGAGCTCGAAGAGGTGGAGAAGCTCCGCGCGCTCTTCGACGAGTTGGGGCGCGCTCGGGGGGGCGAGGCCGAGCCGCCCGAAGGCGAGGAGGCTCCCCCGCCGCCGCGTGAGATCGACGCGATCCGCGAGGACATCGAGAAGCGCACGGGCGAGCTCCGCTCCCTCCAAGGAGGCGACCCGCTCGTGCAGGTGCAGGCCGACGCCGAGACGATCGCCCAGGTCGTGAGCGACTGGACGGGGATCCCGGTGGCGCGCATGGGAGGCGACGAGGTCGGCAAGATCATGCGCTTCGGCGACGAGCTCCGCGAGCGCGTCGTCGGTCAGGACCACGCCGTCGAGGTGATCGAGAAGAAGATTCGGGCCGCGAAGGCCGGCATCCAGGATCCGAACCAACCGATCGGCGTCTTCCTCCTGGTCGGGACGAGCGGCGTGGGCAAGACCGAGGCATCCCTCGCCGTGGCCGATCTGCTCTTCGGCGGCGAACGCTTCATGACGACGGTCAACATGAGCGAGTTCATGGAGTCTCACTCGGTCTCGCGCCTGATCGGCTCGCCTCCGGGCTACGTGGGCTATGGCGAAGGCGGCGTGCTCACCGAGGGCGTTCGCCATCGACCCTACTCGGTGGTGCTGCTCGACGAGATCGAGAAGGCCGACCCCGAAGTGATGAACCTGTTCTACCAGGTGTTCGACAAGGGCACGCTCTCCGACGGAGAGGGGCGCGTCGTCAACTTCGCGAACACGGTGATCATGATGACGTCGAACCTGGCGAGTGACGTCCTGATGGAGGCCTGCCAGGGCGACGAGCTTCCGACGCCGGAAGAACTCGATGCTCTGATCCGGCCCGCACTCCAGAAACACCTGAAGCCGGCGCTGCTGGGGCGGATGACGGTCGTGCCGTTCTACCCGCTGTCGCCCGACGTACTTCGCATGATCGCCGAGCTGAAGCTCGGTCGCGTCGGCAAGCGCCTCGCCGAGAGTCACGGCATGGAGTTCGAGATCGACCCGGCGGCGCGCAACGCGCTGGCCGATCGCTGCAACGATCCCGAGAGCGGAGCCCGCGTGATCGACCACATGATCGATCAGGCGATCCTGCCGCGGGTCTCTCAGCGCATCCTCGAGCAGATGGCCGAGGGCGATCTGCCGAAGAAGCTCACGCTCGGAGTCGACGACGCGGGCGAGTTCGCGTTCTCGTTCAGCGACTAG
- the tssD gene encoding type VI secretion system tube protein TssD: protein MALEIFASIKAAGTDLVGDATETLGGVDVSNHFRIYEFENEVSLGGEGASGRATNRRQYKPITVRMPVQASAPEIFKACAENQPIEAVFKWFRPNVDSGQTEHFYTITLEQGRVCLAKQYLPDTSDPQEQTLPPMMEVGFTFQTIRWAHEVSSKEAEDNWQSGQS from the coding sequence ATGGCACTGGAAATCTTTGCGAGCATCAAGGCAGCCGGTACCGACCTCGTGGGCGACGCTACCGAGACCCTCGGAGGCGTGGACGTCTCGAACCACTTCCGCATCTACGAGTTCGAGAACGAGGTGTCGCTGGGAGGCGAGGGCGCCTCGGGGCGCGCAACCAACCGGCGTCAGTACAAGCCGATCACGGTCCGGATGCCCGTCCAGGCTTCGGCTCCCGAGATCTTCAAGGCCTGCGCCGAGAACCAGCCGATCGAGGCCGTGTTCAAGTGGTTCCGCCCGAACGTGGACAGCGGGCAGACCGAGCACTTCTACACGATCACCCTCGAGCAGGGTCGGGTCTGCCTGGCGAAGCAGTACCTGCCCGACACCTCGGATCCGCAGGAACAGACGCTGCCCCCGATGATGGAGGTGGGCTTCACGTTCCAGACGATCCGCTGGGCACATGAGGTGTCTTCGAAGGAAGCCGAGGACAACTGGCAGAGCGGCCAGTCCTAG
- a CDS encoding type VI secretion system contractile sheath large subunit has protein sequence MSAAPPRFRLAVVADLAAGRVLPRRRIDRESFDEAVAALAPELSVELPDRLADGPDRVLSLQFESWRDFTPSGLVARVPALSRVLDLARGLADKTLDAEAAARAADGIAPPAWIAALGGGEPASQPSPPSAPADAPATAPAESNGDLDSILDLVDTDGAASQRRSENAPAERARDLVAAITTRDRRPSEAGADTSELEARLSAQLDALLADPAFRALERGWAGLHWLIQRANFREDLEIEVVAAPLDEAAAAISSLADGDDVDLVLAAYELDASARDHKLAQELAGAGEEIQAVVLTGLAPEFFGDPSWEGLAKGETPRARFERPEYDAWRSLRGQDVARWWVPVADRIAVRARYGADGASTRGVPYEEATPGGLHVSAAWGVASVVLRSWERTRACVQISGTRHGLIPDLALIGAGEDASPLAGRLRDDRREDLEAIGITSVQVYRRDVAFVGAVRTFRSPERYPDTEATADAAQQVTLAYQIVASRLVKLLGRTLGALAGQTHEAAAGLLREAVVQHFSRPGKPLGPDHVGVELREDADDPTLTAVGVRVQPEIQVGGRPVNLLLQFLTRL, from the coding sequence ATGAGCGCCGCACCCCCCCGATTCCGGCTCGCCGTCGTCGCCGACCTCGCGGCGGGTCGCGTGCTGCCGCGCCGCCGCATCGACCGCGAGAGCTTCGACGAAGCGGTGGCCGCGCTGGCGCCCGAACTCAGTGTCGAGTTGCCGGATCGCCTAGCGGATGGCCCGGATCGCGTCCTCTCGCTGCAGTTCGAGAGCTGGCGCGACTTCACGCCGAGTGGGCTGGTGGCCCGCGTCCCCGCGTTGTCGCGCGTCCTCGACCTCGCTCGCGGCCTCGCGGACAAGACCCTCGACGCGGAGGCTGCCGCGCGCGCTGCCGACGGCATCGCTCCGCCGGCCTGGATCGCGGCGCTCGGCGGAGGGGAACCGGCTTCGCAGCCGTCCCCCCCGAGCGCGCCCGCCGATGCCCCCGCGACGGCGCCCGCGGAGTCGAACGGAGACCTGGATTCGATCCTCGACCTCGTCGACACCGACGGCGCGGCTTCGCAGCGGCGCTCGGAGAACGCTCCGGCCGAACGGGCCCGCGACCTGGTCGCGGCGATCACGACAAGAGACCGCAGGCCCAGTGAAGCCGGCGCTGACACGAGCGAACTGGAGGCGCGGCTCAGCGCCCAGCTCGATGCGCTCCTCGCGGACCCCGCCTTCCGCGCGCTCGAGCGCGGCTGGGCGGGCCTCCACTGGCTGATCCAGCGCGCCAACTTCCGCGAGGATCTCGAGATCGAAGTGGTCGCGGCCCCGCTCGACGAAGCGGCCGCCGCGATCTCGTCGCTGGCCGACGGAGACGATGTCGACCTCGTCCTCGCCGCCTACGAGCTCGATGCCAGCGCCCGCGACCACAAGCTCGCCCAGGAGCTCGCGGGTGCCGGCGAAGAGATCCAGGCCGTGGTGCTCACTGGGTTGGCCCCCGAGTTCTTCGGAGACCCGAGTTGGGAAGGACTCGCCAAAGGCGAGACCCCGCGCGCGCGCTTCGAGCGTCCCGAGTACGACGCGTGGCGTTCGCTGCGAGGACAAGACGTCGCGCGCTGGTGGGTCCCCGTCGCCGATCGCATCGCGGTGCGCGCGCGCTACGGAGCGGACGGCGCCTCGACGCGCGGCGTCCCCTATGAGGAGGCGACCCCCGGCGGACTGCATGTCTCGGCGGCGTGGGGCGTGGCGTCGGTGGTGCTGCGCAGCTGGGAGCGCACCCGGGCCTGCGTCCAGATCTCGGGGACTCGGCACGGACTGATCCCGGACCTGGCGCTGATCGGCGCCGGGGAAGACGCCTCTCCGCTCGCGGGTCGCCTGCGGGACGATCGCCGCGAAGACCTGGAAGCGATCGGGATCACCTCGGTGCAGGTCTATCGACGCGATGTCGCCTTCGTCGGAGCCGTCCGCACTTTTCGGAGCCCCGAGCGCTACCCCGACACAGAGGCGACCGCAGACGCCGCCCAGCAGGTCACCCTCGCCTACCAGATCGTCGCGTCGCGCCTGGTGAAGCTTCTCGGTCGCACCCTCGGAGCGCTGGCGGGCCAGACGCACGAAGCAGCCGCGGGCCTCCTGCGCGAAGCCGTCGTGCAGCACTTCTCGCGACCCGGGAAGCCGCTGGGGCCCGACCACGTCGGGGTCGAGCTGCGCGAGGACGCGGACGACCCGACGCTCACCGCCGTGGGCGTGCGCGTGCAGCCCGAGATCCAGGTGGGCGGACGCCCGGTGAACCTGCTGCTGCAATTCCTGACCCGGCTCTGA
- a CDS encoding protein kinase, which produces MNPRELTQIGPYPVVEFIAEGGMAWVFKVEDPKFRVNRALKMLKPQAAQGEEFRRFESEAKLLARIDHPNLITIYDFGIDEATECHFYTMTYVDGAPLSETEPLAHDEATPIFLDVLSALERLHLQGIIHRDIKPGNILIMADGRVLLSDLGIARQQDQMISLTRTGMAIGSVQYMSPEQARGEMVSPASDVFSMGLALFQILTGQTIYDAVDEVDATSGEQVLMYLGALIHSGGELKFDFPRGVPKSYQKVIEKSCRFDPNERYHNAGEMRSALLNAFRSQNDPPTVSREQLPWLAGAGVAGLAVIGGIIWALSGDAPQPRSDIAPFYQAAIERIQNPEIPVKEKRDLIAGMAEDPSPGATALLFTASRDDSARVAVDAVKQLNARVDPKVAAHLIELLESPEFTVRAWAARGLGEARWADALAPLEARLGEEDRDAVVRQIQRAIERIQEDAVSSGG; this is translated from the coding sequence ATGAACCCCCGTGAGTTGACACAAATAGGGCCCTACCCCGTAGTCGAGTTCATCGCCGAGGGTGGGATGGCTTGGGTCTTCAAGGTCGAAGATCCCAAGTTTCGGGTGAACCGCGCCCTGAAAATGCTGAAGCCTCAGGCGGCCCAGGGCGAGGAGTTCCGCCGCTTCGAGAGCGAGGCCAAGCTCCTCGCGCGCATCGACCACCCGAACCTGATCACGATCTACGACTTCGGGATCGATGAAGCGACCGAGTGTCACTTCTACACGATGACCTACGTGGACGGTGCTCCGCTCTCCGAGACCGAGCCCCTCGCCCACGACGAAGCCACCCCGATCTTCCTGGACGTGCTCTCCGCGCTCGAGCGCCTGCATCTCCAGGGCATCATCCATCGGGACATCAAGCCGGGGAACATCCTGATCATGGCCGATGGCCGGGTGCTGCTGAGCGACCTCGGCATCGCCCGCCAGCAGGACCAGATGATCTCGCTCACCCGCACCGGCATGGCGATCGGCTCGGTGCAGTACATGTCGCCCGAACAGGCACGCGGCGAGATGGTCAGCCCTGCCAGCGACGTGTTCTCGATGGGGCTGGCGCTGTTCCAGATCCTGACCGGCCAGACCATCTACGACGCCGTCGACGAAGTCGACGCCACCAGCGGCGAGCAGGTCTTGATGTACCTGGGCGCGCTGATCCACTCGGGTGGCGAGCTCAAGTTCGACTTCCCGCGCGGCGTCCCGAAGTCCTACCAGAAGGTCATCGAGAAGTCGTGTCGCTTCGACCCGAACGAGCGCTACCACAATGCCGGCGAGATGCGCTCCGCCCTGCTCAATGCATTCCGTTCGCAGAACGACCCGCCGACGGTGAGTCGCGAGCAGCTGCCCTGGCTCGCCGGGGCGGGCGTCGCTGGCCTGGCGGTGATCGGCGGGATCATCTGGGCCCTGTCCGGAGATGCTCCCCAACCGCGATCGGACATCGCTCCGTTCTATCAGGCGGCGATCGAACGCATCCAGAACCCGGAGATCCCGGTCAAGGAGAAGCGCGACCTCATCGCCGGCATGGCGGAAGACCCCAGCCCGGGCGCCACGGCGCTGCTCTTCACCGCGAGCCGCGACGACTCCGCGCGCGTCGCCGTCGATGCCGTCAAGCAGCTCAATGCGCGCGTCGACCCGAAGGTCGCTGCACACCTGATCGAGCTGCTCGAGTCGCCCGAGTTCACCGTGCGGGCCTGGGCCGCGCGCGGGCTCGGCGAAGCGCGCTGGGCCGACGCCCTCGCGCCCCTCGAAGCACGCCTCGGCGAAGAAGACCGCGACGCCGTCGTGCGCCAGATCCAGCGCGCCATCGAGCGAATCCAGGAAGACGCAGTAAGCTCCGGCGGATGA
- a CDS encoding type VI secretion lipoprotein TssJ: MKRGAAGSERRAARDAKRLLAGALALSTAWWATACGGPPKPVESCLTITSGTNLHTYEGQPHSLPLYIYALSSSIEFEQTDISTLLAGDDTPEGVVGGPLELIVFPDQVVEFREALDPRTIQLGIVADYYRSANDPPGQRRAVVPAKCGTFGSPAIRLTPTDLLVE; encoded by the coding sequence GTGAAGCGCGGGGCAGCGGGGTCGGAGCGCCGAGCGGCGCGGGACGCGAAGCGCCTTCTGGCAGGAGCGCTGGCGCTCTCCACGGCCTGGTGGGCGACTGCTTGCGGCGGTCCGCCGAAGCCCGTCGAGTCGTGCCTGACGATCACCTCCGGCACGAACCTGCACACCTACGAGGGGCAGCCGCACAGCTTGCCGCTCTACATCTATGCGCTGAGCTCCTCGATCGAGTTCGAGCAGACCGACATCTCGACGCTGCTGGCCGGCGATGACACGCCCGAGGGCGTCGTCGGCGGTCCGCTCGAGCTGATCGTCTTCCCGGACCAGGTGGTCGAGTTCCGGGAAGCGCTGGATCCGCGCACCATCCAACTCGGGATCGTGGCGGACTACTATCGGTCGGCGAACGACCCGCCCGGGCAGCGCCGGGCGGTGGTGCCCGCGAAGTGCGGCACGTTCGGTTCTCCCGCGATTCGGTTGACGCCGACCGACCTTCTGGTGGAGTAG
- the tssK gene encoding type VI secretion system baseplate subunit TssK has product MSQGRLNAIAWSEGMFLRPHHLQHHDLFSEARLNHHLRAIDPFHWGVRSFEIDEDALSDGRVVVLQLDAVLPGGQVVRYPNGNATVQAREFDAGIQDLGLHVGIRNLRPTEPNSARSDEDATEVRMLVRTEELPDLNRGGFTAPVEVGDWNVRLFFDGEEEEIELHETVRLGKVVATGELSTPFGLSPSSAPPLLALQAFPPLYDEVAKIVSQIAAKVRVVAGRTETVSTLDLPRMWMRYTLARMTPVLRHLLSTGETRPFDLYSALVETAGALSAFRQAEAAELPLYRHDDLSGCFHELIAFLDTQLEETLPVRFRELELGFDKERKHYATQELNTETADARNSYFLGVKPPPNIEVEELVGLLQDQAKASSITGVKTLEMLNRAGLKLERLPGAPTEIAARAGYEYFKIDTGGPQWKRVKEDFSFALSVGKLENAEMRLYVVLPES; this is encoded by the coding sequence ATGTCCCAGGGACGGCTGAACGCGATCGCCTGGTCCGAGGGCATGTTCCTCCGACCGCATCACCTGCAGCACCACGACCTCTTTTCCGAAGCACGGCTGAATCACCACCTCCGTGCGATCGACCCCTTCCACTGGGGCGTCCGGTCCTTCGAGATCGACGAGGACGCCCTGTCGGATGGCCGGGTGGTGGTCCTGCAGCTCGACGCGGTGCTGCCGGGCGGGCAGGTCGTCCGCTACCCGAACGGAAATGCCACGGTGCAGGCCCGCGAGTTCGATGCGGGCATCCAGGACCTCGGTCTCCACGTAGGCATTCGCAACCTGCGTCCCACCGAGCCGAACAGCGCCCGCTCCGACGAAGACGCAACCGAGGTGCGCATGCTCGTGCGCACCGAGGAGCTGCCGGACCTCAATCGCGGCGGCTTCACCGCCCCCGTGGAGGTGGGCGACTGGAACGTGCGTCTGTTCTTCGACGGCGAGGAAGAGGAGATCGAGCTGCACGAGACCGTGAGGCTCGGGAAGGTGGTGGCGACGGGCGAGCTGTCGACCCCCTTCGGGCTGTCTCCGTCCTCCGCGCCGCCGCTGCTGGCCCTGCAGGCGTTTCCCCCGCTCTACGACGAGGTGGCGAAGATCGTCAGCCAGATCGCGGCGAAGGTCCGGGTCGTGGCCGGACGTACCGAGACCGTCTCGACGCTCGACCTACCTCGCATGTGGATGCGGTACACGCTCGCGCGCATGACACCGGTGCTACGCCACCTGCTCTCGACCGGCGAGACCCGCCCCTTCGACCTGTATTCCGCTCTGGTGGAGACCGCCGGGGCGCTGTCGGCGTTCCGCCAGGCCGAGGCCGCCGAGCTGCCTCTCTACCGGCACGACGATCTGTCGGGGTGCTTCCACGAGCTGATCGCCTTCCTGGATACCCAGCTCGAGGAGACGCTCCCGGTGCGCTTCCGCGAGCTCGAACTCGGGTTCGACAAGGAGCGGAAGCACTACGCGACCCAGGAACTCAACACCGAGACGGCGGACGCGCGGAACTCCTACTTCCTGGGGGTGAAGCCACCGCCGAACATCGAGGTCGAGGAGCTCGTCGGGTTGCTACAGGACCAGGCGAAGGCCAGCTCGATCACCGGGGTGAAGACATTGGAGATGCTCAACCGAGCGGGGCTGAAGCTCGAGCGGCTGCCCGGGGCCCCGACCGAGATCGCGGCCCGCGCGGGCTACGAGTACTTCAAGATCGACACGGGGGGGCCTCAGTGGAAGCGCGTGAAGGAAGACTTCAGCTTCGCGCTGAGCGTCGGGAAGCTCGAGAACGCGGAGATGCGTCTCTACGTGGTTCTGCCGGAGTCCTGA
- a CDS encoding DotU family type IV/VI secretion system protein, translating to MAGWSLGRAAGDLLAFVQLFTQAPDDQRPDAAGVRARLRGLLEDFMRHPAVQGVSPVDVEEARFALVAFADEMILRTEWPGRAEWLSEPLQLQLFHTNRGGDEFFERLSRLRAEQTDAREVFFLCLAFGFEGQYADREAERRSLLGQQFEMLRVAGRAADVSTLSPLTPSAYEVEIQLPGQRSGSIARPLLAMLGITLGFFALLFLGLYFAGGRVPGPGA from the coding sequence ATGGCTGGCTGGAGCCTGGGTCGCGCCGCCGGTGACCTCCTCGCATTCGTCCAGTTGTTCACGCAAGCGCCGGACGATCAGCGTCCCGATGCGGCGGGCGTGCGCGCGCGTCTGCGCGGCTTGCTGGAAGACTTCATGCGCCACCCCGCCGTCCAGGGGGTGTCGCCGGTCGACGTCGAAGAGGCGCGTTTCGCGCTGGTCGCCTTCGCGGATGAGATGATCCTCCGCACGGAGTGGCCCGGACGCGCCGAATGGCTCTCCGAGCCCCTCCAGCTCCAGCTCTTTCACACCAACCGCGGTGGAGACGAGTTCTTCGAGCGGCTCTCGCGGCTTCGCGCTGAACAGACCGACGCGCGCGAAGTCTTCTTCCTGTGTCTCGCCTTCGGCTTCGAGGGGCAGTACGCCGACCGCGAGGCGGAGCGTCGCAGCCTCCTCGGGCAGCAGTTCGAGATGCTGCGGGTCGCGGGACGCGCCGCCGACGTGTCGACCCTGTCTCCGCTGACGCCTTCGGCCTACGAGGTCGAGATCCAACTTCCGGGCCAGCGCAGCGGCTCCATCGCGCGCCCGTTGCTCGCCATGTTGGGGATCACGCTCGGCTTCTTTGCGCTGCTCTTCTTGGGGCTCTATTTCGCGGGCGGGCGCGTGCCCGGCCCTGGAGCCTGA